The following coding sequences are from one Devosia neptuniae window:
- a CDS encoding ABC transporter permease: MTKNQTGGAKALPVVALVLAVAAGLPILWLGWAAVSSGSNGLTATMLPTALRETGVLMGSVGILTGVAGLVAAWLVTHYDFPLRRVFDWMLVLPLAVPTYLAAYGYVEFLGFTGPLQTALRGVTGARTLQDYWFPDIRSHWGAAIVLSSVLYPYVYVACRGFFLMQSASLNIAARTLGAGGMRTFFAIILPTSRPALVVGVTLAMMEVVNDLGAVQYFGINAITAIIYSTWINRSDFGGAAQLAVTVVLVIGLLIAAEQRARHNRVYLANRDSRVPPAREELRGGRAWAAFGFCLVLLGMGFGIPVGELSYLAFRLVLPETISMTLGALWPTLILASAGAVITVILGLVAAKIGQQAGGISRGAIRLATLGYAIPGTVLALGLLQPLGQADLWFNRMTMALAGWRPGLILSGSMAALLYVYAIRFLAVSHSTLDAAIKKRGDSMLHAGRVLGQSGLGLLLRVDLPTLMPAIVSAATLVFVEIVKELPATLLLRPLGVDTLATLVYGRANAGLFAQAAMPALFIVLAGLVPVILATRLGDRRKV, from the coding sequence GTGACCAAGAATCAGACCGGCGGGGCGAAAGCCTTGCCGGTCGTTGCGCTTGTGCTGGCGGTGGCGGCGGGGCTGCCGATCCTGTGGCTGGGCTGGGCGGCGGTGTCGAGCGGCAGCAATGGGCTGACCGCGACCATGTTGCCGACGGCCCTGCGGGAAACCGGCGTTCTGATGGGGTCGGTGGGGATATTGACCGGCGTTGCGGGCCTCGTCGCGGCGTGGCTGGTGACCCATTACGATTTCCCCCTGCGCCGGGTGTTTGACTGGATGCTGGTATTGCCGCTCGCGGTGCCGACTTATCTCGCGGCTTATGGCTATGTGGAATTTCTGGGCTTTACCGGGCCGTTGCAGACGGCCTTACGCGGGGTGACCGGGGCGCGGACGCTGCAGGATTATTGGTTTCCCGATATTCGCAGCCATTGGGGCGCGGCGATTGTGCTGTCCTCGGTGCTGTACCCCTATGTCTATGTCGCGTGCCGCGGCTTTTTCCTGATGCAATCGGCATCGCTCAATATCGCGGCGCGCACTTTGGGCGCGGGCGGGATGCGGACGTTTTTTGCGATCATCTTGCCGACCTCGCGGCCGGCGCTCGTCGTGGGCGTGACGCTGGCGATGATGGAAGTGGTCAACGATCTGGGGGCGGTGCAATATTTCGGCATCAATGCCATTACCGCCATTATCTATTCGACCTGGATCAACCGCTCGGACTTTGGCGGGGCGGCGCAATTGGCGGTGACGGTGGTTTTGGTCATTGGCCTCTTGATCGCGGCCGAACAGCGGGCGCGGCACAATCGGGTGTATCTCGCCAATCGCGATAGCCGGGTGCCGCCGGCGCGCGAGGAATTGCGGGGCGGGCGGGCCTGGGCCGCGTTCGGATTTTGCCTTGTGCTGCTGGGCATGGGCTTTGGCATTCCGGTGGGGGAATTGAGCTATCTGGCGTTCCGCTTGGTGCTACCCGAAACAATCAGCATGACGCTGGGCGCGCTGTGGCCGACGCTGATCCTCGCCTCGGCGGGGGCGGTGATCACCGTGATATTGGGGCTGGTGGCGGCCAAGATCGGCCAGCAGGCCGGGGGGATTTCGCGCGGCGCTATCCGGCTGGCGACGCTCGGTTATGCCATTCCCGGCACCGTGCTGGCGCTGGGGCTGTTGCAGCCGCTGGGCCAGGCCGATCTGTGGTTCAACCGCATGACCATGGCGCTGGCGGGATGGCGGCCAGGCTTGATCCTGTCGGGGTCGATGGCGGCGCTGCTCTATGTTTATGCGATCCGGTTTCTGGCGGTGAGCCATTCCACGCTCGACGCCGCGATCAAGAAGCGGGGCGATTCCATGCTGCATGCCGGGCGGGTGCTGGGGCAGAGCGGGCTGGGGCTCTTGCTGCGGGTGGATTTGCCGACGCTGATGCCGGCCATTGTGAGCGCGGCGACGCTGGTATTCGTCGAAATCGTCAAGGAATTGCCGGCGACCTTGCTGTTGCGGCCGCTGGGCGTGGATACGCTGGCGACGCTGGTTTACGGGCGGGCCAATGCGGGGCTATTTGCGCAGGCGGCAATGCCCGCGCTGTTCATTGTGTTGGCGGGGCTGGTTCCAGTGATCCTTGCTACGCGGCTGGGCGATCGGCGGAAAGTATAA
- a CDS encoding ABC transporter substrate-binding protein: MGRILTGAAMALALVGALSGAALAQQPTEVRIGVALEPPILDPTAGAAEAIDIVVYQNIFEGLTAIDENGAVQPGLASSWTISDDSLTYTFKLHEGVTFHDGTSFDADDVKFTFDRILAADSVNAHKELYTDIAEAKVVDPFTISFTLSKPVGLFLFNLGRGDAVIVAPESADNNATTPIGTGPFAFVQWDKGNRVLLERYEPYWGTLPALSKATYLFIGDTAAMTSALLAGDIDGTNNFAPDSLAVFEGNPQFKVLVGTTEGETILGTNNRKPPFDNLKVRQAMAHALDRQAIIDGATFGYGTPIGAPFAPHNAYYVDLTGTYPYDPAAAKALLAEAGYPDGFSATLKLPPLGYARLSGQIIASQFAAVGIKLELINVEFAQWLQDVYTNHDFDLTIISHVEPFDIGNYANPDYYFGYDNPDFQALIKTLNETVDDAKRKELAIEAQTILAKDAVNGYLFELAQTGVWNAKLAGMWQNSPIEGLVLRGIHWVE; encoded by the coding sequence ATGGGCAGGATTTTGACGGGCGCCGCGATGGCGCTGGCCTTGGTTGGTGCGCTGAGTGGCGCGGCACTGGCGCAGCAGCCGACCGAAGTGCGGATCGGGGTGGCGCTGGAGCCACCAATTCTCGACCCAACGGCGGGCGCGGCCGAGGCCATCGATATCGTGGTCTATCAGAACATCTTTGAAGGCCTGACCGCCATTGACGAAAATGGCGCGGTGCAGCCGGGGCTGGCCAGCTCATGGACCATTTCGGACGACAGCCTGACCTATACGTTCAAGCTGCATGAGGGGGTGACTTTTCATGACGGCACGAGCTTTGATGCCGACGACGTCAAATTCACCTTTGACAGGATTCTCGCCGCTGACAGCGTCAATGCGCATAAGGAACTCTATACCGACATCGCTGAAGCGAAGGTGGTCGATCCGTTTACAATCAGCTTCACGCTGAGCAAGCCGGTGGGGCTGTTCCTGTTCAATCTGGGCCGGGGCGATGCGGTGATCGTGGCGCCGGAAAGCGCCGATAATAATGCGACGACGCCGATCGGCACCGGGCCATTTGCCTTCGTTCAATGGGACAAAGGCAATCGCGTTTTGCTCGAGCGCTACGAGCCCTATTGGGGCACCCTGCCCGCGCTGAGCAAGGCGACCTATCTGTTCATCGGCGACACGGCGGCCATGACCAGCGCCTTGCTGGCAGGCGATATCGACGGCACCAATAATTTTGCGCCGGATTCGCTGGCGGTTTTCGAGGGCAATCCGCAATTCAAGGTGCTGGTGGGCACGACCGAAGGCGAGACTATCCTGGGGACTAATAATCGCAAGCCCCCGTTTGATAACCTCAAAGTGCGGCAGGCCATGGCCCATGCGCTGGATCGCCAGGCGATCATCGATGGGGCGACCTTTGGCTATGGCACGCCCATTGGCGCGCCCTTTGCGCCGCATAATGCCTATTATGTCGATCTGACCGGCACCTATCCCTATGACCCGGCAGCGGCCAAGGCGCTGCTGGCGGAAGCAGGCTATCCCGATGGGTTCAGCGCGACGCTGAAACTGCCGCCGTTGGGCTATGCGCGGCTCTCCGGGCAGATCATTGCCAGCCAGTTTGCGGCGGTGGGCATCAAGCTCGAGCTGATCAATGTGGAATTCGCGCAATGGCTGCAGGACGTCTATACCAATCATGACTTCGACCTGACCATCATCAGCCATGTCGAGCCGTTCGACATTGGAAATTATGCCAATCCAGACTACTACTTCGGCTATGACAATCCCGACTTCCAGGCGCTGATCAAGACACTCAATGAGACGGTTGACGACGCCAAACGCAAGGAACTGGCTATCGAGGCACAGACCATCCTGGCCAAGGATGCGG